From the Lactuca sativa cultivar Salinas chromosome 9, Lsat_Salinas_v11, whole genome shotgun sequence genome, the window CGTGAGGGGTTATTTCTTGGTTTCGTCCAGTCATTAATAACTTGATTATTTTTAGATAATAGTAGATAGAAACAACGCTTGTAAGGAGTCCTATTAAAACCAAGAAATATAGGCCTGCCTGCCATCCACACCAGAATAAATAGAGTTTTCCGAAAAAACCTGCTAGTGGAGGAAGACCTCCTAGGGATAAGAGACATAGGGCTAAAGAGAGAGCCAAAAAAGGATCTTTCGTGTATAATCCTGCATAATCTCGAATGTTCTCAGTTCCGGTACGTAGACCAAATAAGACAATGCAAGCAAAAGTTCCTAGATTCATGGAGATATAGAACAACATATAAGTTATCATGCTTGCATATCCATCATTTGATTTCAAGTAGTAAGTTTCACCAATAAGATACGTAAACTTACTTCACATTTGGAATTGCACAAAAAAGACTATTTATCTCAGAGAGGTCTGCGGAAAATTCTGGGAAAACGTCAACGGTTGCTGGCttatttgtcaaaaaaaaataGAGCGCGCTATAAAGAGTTA encodes:
- the LOC128129010 gene encoding NAD(P)H-quinone oxidoreductase subunit 2 A, chloroplastic-like, whose amino-acid sequence is TYLIGETYYLKSNDGYASMITYMLFYISMNLGTFACIVLFGLRTGTENIRDYAGLYTKDPFLALSLALCLLSLGGLPPLAGFFGKLYLFWCGWQAGLYFLVLIGLLTSVVSIYYYLKIIKLLMTGRNQEITPHVRNYRRSPLRSNNSIELSMIVCVIASTIPGILMNPIIAIAQDTLF